The proteins below come from a single Stomoxys calcitrans chromosome 1, idStoCalc2.1, whole genome shotgun sequence genomic window:
- the LOC131997712 gene encoding pupal cuticle protein Edg-78E-like, which yields MRITILFVFIACVALSRARLRDRIAKTRRYINKAPDARGNYYYAFDTTNNIQVQAAGNPLGVTGSVGYVSPEGKVISLTYTADSEGYHPVGAHLPTPHPMPDYIRRSLEYIRSHPPKPSRIPKPRRKPIKKLASRRKSVSLRKRGKRNSTVSKRKWFKKSTRS from the exons atgaGAATA aCAATTCTCTTTGTTTTCATTGCATGTGTGGCCTTATCGCGTGCCCGACTGCGTGATAGAATAGCCAAGACCAGGCGCTACATCAATAAGGCACCCGATGCCCGAGGAAACTATTATTATGCCTTCGACACCACGAATAACATACAAGTTCAAGCTGCCGGCAATCCTTTGGGAGTAACCGGTTCCGTGGGCTATGTCTCACCTGAAGGCAAAGTCATCTCGCTCACCTACACAGCTGACAGTGAAGGCTATCATCCGGTGGGAGCTCATTTACCTACGCCTCATCCCATGCCAGATTATATACGTCGTTCCTTGGAATATATTCGCTCACATCCTCCAAAGCCTTCGCGGATACCAAAGCCTCGCAGAAAACCAATCAAAAAACTTGCGTCCCGAAGAAAAAGTGTCAGTCTGAGAAAAAGAGGGAAAAGAAATTCAACCGTTTCCAAACGAAAATGGTTTAAAAAATCGACCAGATCTTAA
- the LOC131994037 gene encoding pupal cuticle protein Edg-78E-like, protein MRFFICLILSALALSVYCDNIDKNAEIQSLTNEAADAEGNYHYAFETSNGIQAQEAGNPHGATGSFNYVSPEGEHIALSYTADEEGYHPVGDHLPTPPPIPADILRALEYIRAHPPANLQEKK, encoded by the exons ATGAGATTT TTCATTTGCTTGATCCTCTCTGCGTTGGCATTAAGTGTGTATTGTGATAATATTGATAAAAATGCCGAAATCCAATCCTTGACCAACGAGGCTGCTGATGCTGAGGGCAATTACCACTATGCTTTTGAAACGTCCAACGGCATACAAGCTCAGGAGGCAGGAAATCCTCATGGTGCCACTGGCTCCTTTAACTATGTCTCACCCGAGGGTGAACACATTGCCCTAAGCTACACCGCCGACGAGGAGGGCTATCATCCTGTGGGTGATCATttaccaacaccaccaccaataCCAGCAGACATTCTGCGTGCCTTGGAATACATTCGTGCTCATCCACCAGCCAATTTGCAGGAAAAGAAATAA